Proteins encoded by one window of Chloroflexaceae bacterium:
- a CDS encoding aspartate kinase — MRVVMKFGGTSVGSADAIRQVARIVAESRREHEVVVVVSAMNAPDLRTTDTLIAAARAAAEGDGEATALAAPRLLDLHMRVAAELLSAEEREALAPELQAMLDYMSDLSRSIAVLGELTPRALDLFSGLGERLNARLIAAALRSAGVPAQAVDATGLIITDERYGAASPLMDETRERSRERLLPLLAEGVVPVVTGFIGATRAGVPTTLGRGGSDYSCAILGAVLDADEVWFWKEVDGVLTTNPNVVPEARTLPRLTYSEMAELSYYGANVLHPKTVLPLVQRRIPIRIRNTFNPDHPGTLISAEESAGAAKAVTAIKDVSLITVGGPGMLGVTGVAARIFGAVARAGANILLISQASSEQSVCLAVPRTEAPAAVAELRRELASEFSAHDVEHIDVQDSVVIVALVGSGMRGTPGIAGRLFGAMGAAGINVIAIAQGSTENNISLVVAAEEGDRAVRVIHQSFGL, encoded by the coding sequence ATGCGCGTCGTAATGAAGTTCGGCGGCACGTCGGTGGGCAGCGCCGACGCTATCCGCCAGGTGGCCCGGATTGTGGCCGAAAGCCGCCGCGAGCACGAGGTGGTGGTCGTGGTGTCGGCAATGAACGCCCCGGATCTGCGCACTACCGACACCCTGATCGCCGCTGCGCGCGCCGCCGCCGAGGGCGACGGCGAGGCGACGGCCCTGGCCGCGCCGCGGCTGCTTGACTTGCACATGCGGGTCGCCGCCGAGCTGCTCAGCGCCGAGGAGCGCGAGGCCCTGGCGCCCGAATTGCAAGCGATGCTCGATTATATGAGCGACCTGTCGCGGAGCATTGCCGTGCTAGGTGAATTGACGCCCCGCGCCCTCGACCTGTTCAGCGGCCTCGGTGAGCGGCTGAACGCCCGCCTGATCGCCGCCGCGCTGCGGAGCGCCGGGGTCCCCGCCCAGGCCGTAGACGCGACCGGGCTGATCATCACCGATGAGCGCTACGGCGCCGCCTCGCCGCTGATGGACGAAACCCGCGAGCGGTCGCGCGAGCGGCTCCTGCCGCTGCTGGCCGAGGGAGTCGTGCCGGTGGTCACGGGCTTCATCGGCGCCACGCGGGCCGGCGTGCCCACCACCCTGGGGCGCGGCGGCTCCGATTACTCCTGCGCCATCCTCGGCGCGGTCCTCGATGCCGATGAAGTCTGGTTCTGGAAAGAGGTTGACGGGGTGCTCACCACCAACCCCAACGTGGTGCCGGAGGCCCGCACCCTGCCGCGCCTGACCTACAGCGAGATGGCCGAACTCTCCTACTACGGGGCCAATGTGCTGCATCCGAAGACGGTGCTGCCGCTGGTGCAACGGCGCATTCCCATCCGCATCCGCAACACCTTCAACCCTGATCACCCCGGCACGCTGATCAGCGCCGAGGAGAGCGCCGGGGCGGCCAAAGCAGTGACGGCAATCAAGGATGTGAGCCTGATCACTGTAGGCGGGCCGGGGATGCTCGGCGTCACAGGGGTTGCCGCGCGCATCTTCGGGGCCGTGGCCCGCGCCGGGGCCAATATTCTGCTCATCTCGCAGGCCAGCAGCGAGCAGAGCGTGTGCCTGGCGGTGCCGCGCACCGAGGCCCCCGCAGCAGTCGCCGAGCTGCGCCGCGAACTCGCCAGCGAGTTTTCGGCCCACGACGTCGAACACATTGATGTGCAGGACTCAGTGGTGATCGTGGCACTGGTAGGCTCAGGGATGCGTGGCACGCCGGGGATCGCCGGGCGCCTCTTCGGGGCGATGGGCGCAGCAGGCATCAATGTGATCGCCATCGCCCAGGGCAGCACCGAGAACAACATCTCACTCGTGGTAGCTGCGGAGGAGGGCGACCGGGCCGTTCGGGTGATCCATCAGAGCTTCGGGTTGTAA
- a CDS encoding quinone oxidoreductase, which yields MHAIRVHETGGPDVLRYEEAPVPEPAPDQLRIKVVATGLNYIDTYHRTGLYKLPLPFVPGLEFAGIVDAVGAEVQGWSVGERVATASGIGGYAEYALAPAAKAVRVPESIDLKLAAAVMLQGATAHYLTHSTYPLKAGETCVVTAAAGGVGLLLVQMARRLGARVIGLVSTEAKAALAREAGADEVILYTQERFDQRVRELTGGRGADVVYDSVGRSTWEQSLDCLRPRGYAVFFGNASGPVPPIEPLLLSAKGSLYLTRPTLANYIATPEELAWRAGDLFAWMAAGALRVHVEREYSLREAAEAHRALEGRQTTGKVLIVP from the coding sequence ATGCACGCAATTCGAGTTCACGAGACCGGCGGCCCCGACGTACTACGCTACGAGGAGGCGCCTGTTCCCGAACCCGCGCCCGACCAGCTCCGCATCAAGGTGGTCGCCACGGGGCTGAACTACATTGACACCTACCACCGCACCGGGTTGTACAAACTGCCGCTGCCGTTCGTCCCCGGCCTGGAGTTCGCCGGAATTGTTGACGCAGTGGGCGCCGAGGTGCAGGGGTGGAGCGTGGGCGAGCGGGTAGCGACGGCCTCGGGGATTGGCGGCTATGCCGAGTATGCCCTGGCGCCGGCGGCAAAGGCGGTGCGCGTACCTGAGTCCATCGACCTCAAACTCGCCGCAGCGGTGATGTTGCAGGGCGCCACTGCCCACTACCTGACCCACAGCACCTATCCGCTCAAAGCCGGCGAGACCTGTGTAGTGACGGCGGCGGCGGGGGGCGTGGGCCTGCTCCTGGTACAAATGGCCAGACGCCTGGGAGCGCGGGTGATCGGGCTGGTTTCAACCGAGGCCAAGGCAGCCCTGGCCCGCGAGGCCGGCGCCGACGAGGTTATCCTGTACACCCAGGAGCGTTTCGACCAGCGCGTGCGCGAACTGACCGGCGGGCGCGGGGCGGATGTCGTCTACGACTCGGTCGGGCGGAGCACGTGGGAGCAGAGCCTCGACTGCCTGCGCCCACGGGGCTACGCGGTTTTCTTCGGCAACGCCAGCGGCCCGGTGCCACCCATCGAGCCGCTGCTGCTGAGCGCGAAAGGGTCGCTCTATCTCACCCGGCCCACGCTGGCCAACTACATCGCCACCCCTGAGGAACTGGCCTGGCGGGCCGGCGATCTGTTCGCCTGGATGGCCGCGGGCGCCCTGCGGGTGCACGTAGAGCGTGAATATAGCCTGCGCGAGGCCGCCGAGGCTCACCGCGCCCTGGAGGGTCGCCAGACAACCGGCAAGGTGTTGATTGTTCCATAG
- a CDS encoding class I SAM-dependent methyltransferase gives MRREKQLPRSYFTRYDESDDRLFYTYPRLTAHIDEAARAAVTRLFREELPPGGRILDLMSSYLSHLPPEVHYAHVVGLGLNAEEMRLNQQLDEYLVHDLNKNPSLPFADASFDGAVCTVSVQYLVHPVTVFAEVGRVLRSGAPFIVTFSNRCFPSKAVRIWISTSDRQHGQLVQQYFQLAECYTDIRFLDRSPCHWLSDPLYAVIGRVR, from the coding sequence GTGCGCCGGGAGAAGCAGCTTCCGCGAAGTTATTTTACGCGCTACGATGAGAGCGATGATCGCCTCTTCTACACCTATCCCCGGCTGACGGCGCATATTGATGAGGCCGCGCGCGCCGCCGTGACACGGTTGTTTCGCGAGGAACTGCCCCCAGGGGGCCGCATCCTCGACCTGATGAGCAGTTATCTCAGCCACCTGCCCCCGGAGGTGCACTATGCTCATGTGGTTGGATTGGGGTTGAACGCCGAGGAAATGCGGCTGAATCAGCAACTTGACGAGTATCTGGTTCATGACCTGAATAAGAACCCCAGTTTGCCCTTTGCCGACGCCTCGTTCGACGGGGCCGTGTGTACCGTCTCGGTGCAGTACCTGGTCCATCCAGTCACCGTCTTCGCCGAGGTGGGGCGCGTGTTGCGATCCGGCGCGCCGTTTATTGTCACCTTCTCCAACCGCTGCTTCCCCAGCAAGGCGGTGCGGATCTGGATTTCGACCAGCGATCGGCAGCATGGTCAACTGGTGCAGCAGTATTTTCAACTGGCCGAATGCTATACCGACATTCGCTTCCTTGACCGGTCCCCCTGCCACTGGCTCAGCGATCCGCTGTACGCTGTCATTGGTCGTGTCAGGTGA
- a CDS encoding CpXC domain-containing protein produces the protein MPAVAPQPVQITCPACGVPFRANLYTLVDAAEQPALKTALLSGQLNVAVCPNCGSGAMLGAPLIYHDPRKQLCLVYFPQELNTPPEEQERFIGEATSFLLRSLPADAPRAYLLAPRRFLTLASLLDTILEADGVSRETLERQRAYVDLISELATAVNSEERFNALVARRRADFTPEFFATLEAFIQALPDSQAESRTLLLQVHERLNNLIGEGGAAAAADEVRQAIERLLTIPDDQLEQAVAELRPVLDYSFFQAWTERIEAAQAAGQADEAARLTERRARILALIERLDRETQALFEAGNALLAEVLEAPDPLAALHERAERVGEGFMIALSANAAAAQRSGREELAQRLEQLAAAAVEIIQSRLSPEERFINELLLAETPKEATALLRKNVAKITPDLVKKLNELAAQEERRANASGAERLRQLAREAGAMLF, from the coding sequence ATGCCTGCCGTCGCCCCTCAGCCTGTGCAGATAACCTGCCCCGCCTGTGGCGTTCCCTTTCGCGCTAATCTCTATACCCTGGTTGACGCCGCCGAGCAGCCGGCCCTGAAGACGGCCTTGCTCAGCGGCCAGTTGAATGTGGCGGTCTGCCCGAACTGCGGTTCAGGCGCCATGCTTGGCGCGCCGTTAATCTACCACGATCCGCGCAAGCAACTCTGCCTGGTCTACTTTCCCCAGGAGTTGAACACGCCGCCAGAGGAGCAAGAGCGCTTCATTGGCGAGGCGACCAGTTTCCTGCTCCGCTCGCTGCCCGCCGATGCGCCACGGGCATACCTGCTGGCGCCGCGGCGCTTTCTGACCCTGGCGTCGCTGCTCGATACGATTCTCGAAGCCGATGGCGTCAGCCGTGAGACGCTGGAACGCCAGCGGGCCTACGTCGATCTGATCAGCGAACTGGCCACCGCGGTGAACAGTGAGGAGCGTTTCAATGCGCTGGTCGCCCGGCGTCGGGCGGATTTTACCCCGGAGTTCTTCGCCACTCTCGAAGCGTTCATTCAGGCGCTGCCCGACTCGCAGGCGGAATCGCGCACATTGCTGTTGCAGGTGCATGAACGCCTCAACAACCTCATCGGCGAAGGCGGGGCCGCGGCAGCCGCCGACGAGGTGCGTCAGGCCATCGAACGGCTGCTGACGATCCCCGATGATCAGCTTGAGCAGGCGGTAGCCGAACTGCGCCCGGTGCTTGACTACAGCTTCTTCCAGGCGTGGACGGAGCGCATCGAAGCGGCGCAGGCCGCCGGCCAGGCCGATGAGGCGGCCCGCCTGACCGAGCGGCGCGCGCGCATTCTGGCCCTGATAGAGCGACTGGACCGCGAAACGCAGGCGTTGTTTGAGGCCGGCAACGCCCTGCTCGCCGAGGTGCTCGAAGCTCCCGACCCGCTCGCCGCGCTCCACGAGCGGGCCGAGCGGGTCGGCGAGGGCTTCATGATCGCCCTCTCGGCCAATGCCGCCGCCGCCCAGCGCTCCGGACGCGAGGAACTGGCGCAGCGCCTGGAACAGCTCGCCGCGGCGGCGGTGGAGATCATTCAGAGCCGGCTTTCGCCCGAAGAACGCTTCATCAATGAGTTGCTCCTCGCCGAGACGCCAAAGGAAGCCACAGCCCTGCTCCGCAAGAACGTGGCGAAAATCACCCCCGATCTGGTCAAAAAGCTCAATGAACTGGCCGCCCAGGAGGAGCGTCGCGCTAACGCCAGCGGCGCCGAACGCCTGCGGCAACTCGCCCGCGAGGCCGGGGCGATGCTGTTCTGA
- a CDS encoding glycosyltransferase family 9 protein, which translates to MKLFLLRLLALLARPFIRRATPGPPRRVLVIKPDHLGDLLLATPALQALRAALPDAHISALVGPWARRMWQGLPELDTLRELPFPGFERDGARRRNRLQPFLTLLRYAVLLRREGYDAALILRDDHWWGALLALLAGIPRRVGHGSPLCAPLLSEALPFDGREHVTRQALDVAARLTGAKPLAYPGAPPLRFALTPAERAWANAWIAARLAPAERLVIIHPGTAGVTKLWPAERWAIVGDALAARPGARVLLTGGPGEEALVRQVAGAMRHPPLELAGATSISQLAALFAQAALVLGVDSGPLHLAVSQGTPTVRLFGPTDPGRFGPWGDPARHRVLRAGLACSPCHNVNRCPRGTLGPECMEAISAAMVKDAVSLEASPDLPLTLR; encoded by the coding sequence ATGAAGTTGTTCTTGCTGCGCTTGCTGGCGCTCCTCGCGCGGCCATTCATCCGGCGGGCCACCCCTGGCCCGCCGCGTCGTGTCCTGGTGATCAAGCCTGACCACCTGGGCGACCTGCTTCTGGCAACGCCCGCCCTTCAGGCCCTCCGCGCCGCGCTGCCCGACGCTCACATCAGCGCGCTGGTCGGACCCTGGGCGCGGCGCATGTGGCAGGGTCTGCCCGAGCTGGACACCCTCCGGGAGTTGCCCTTTCCCGGCTTCGAGCGCGACGGCGCCCGCCGGCGCAACCGGCTGCAACCTTTCCTGACCCTGCTCCGGTACGCCGTGTTGCTGCGCCGCGAAGGCTACGACGCGGCATTAATTCTGCGCGACGATCACTGGTGGGGGGCCCTGCTGGCGCTGCTGGCGGGCATTCCCCGGCGTGTCGGCCATGGCTCTCCCCTATGTGCGCCGCTGCTCAGCGAGGCGTTGCCCTTCGACGGGCGCGAACACGTGACTCGACAGGCCCTTGACGTGGCGGCCCGGCTTACCGGCGCGAAACCACTTGCGTATCCCGGAGCGCCGCCGCTGCGCTTCGCGCTCACTCCGGCGGAGCGGGCCTGGGCCAACGCCTGGATTGCCGCCCGCCTTGCTCCCGCCGAACGCCTGGTGATCATCCATCCTGGCACTGCCGGGGTGACCAAGCTCTGGCCGGCCGAACGCTGGGCGATCGTCGGTGATGCTCTGGCGGCGCGCCCCGGGGCGCGAGTATTGCTGACCGGCGGCCCCGGAGAGGAGGCCCTGGTGCGCCAGGTGGCCGGCGCCATGCGCCACCCGCCGCTGGAACTGGCCGGGGCGACCAGTATCAGTCAACTGGCGGCCCTCTTCGCGCAGGCCGCGCTGGTGCTGGGGGTTGATAGCGGGCCGCTGCATCTTGCCGTTAGCCAGGGGACGCCGACGGTGCGCCTCTTCGGTCCTACCGATCCGGGGCGATTTGGCCCGTGGGGCGACCCGGCCCGCCATCGCGTACTGCGGGCCGGGCTGGCGTGCAGCCCCTGCCATAACGTCAACCGCTGCCCGCGCGGCACCCTCGGTCCGGAGTGTATGGAGGCCATTTCGGCTGCGATGGTGAAAGATGCGGTAAGCCTGGAAGCCAGCCCTGACTTGCCGCTGACTCTGAGGTGA
- a CDS encoding SufE family protein has product MTETSAIPPRLRAIIEEFKGCGRDEKLELLLEYADRLPPLPEYLRERAAAGMEQVDECASPVFLHTERQGDGLVFHFDVPPESPTTRGYAALLAEGLRGSAPAEVLAVPADFFVEMGLHQILSPQRINGISAILAYMKRQALRLM; this is encoded by the coding sequence ATGACCGAGACAAGCGCCATTCCACCACGCCTGCGGGCGATTATTGAGGAGTTCAAGGGCTGCGGGCGCGACGAGAAGCTTGAACTGCTCCTCGAGTATGCCGATCGCCTGCCGCCGCTGCCTGAATACCTGCGCGAACGGGCCGCCGCGGGCATGGAGCAGGTTGACGAGTGCGCCAGCCCGGTGTTCCTGCACACCGAACGCCAGGGCGACGGGCTGGTGTTCCATTTCGATGTGCCGCCTGAGTCCCCGACGACGCGCGGCTATGCCGCGCTCCTGGCCGAAGGGCTGCGCGGGTCCGCTCCCGCCGAGGTGCTGGCGGTGCCGGCGGATTTCTTCGTCGAGATGGGCCTGCACCAGATCCTCAGCCCCCAACGCATTAACGGCATCAGCGCCATCCTGGCCTATATGAAGCGCCAGGCCCTGCGGTTGATGTAA
- a CDS encoding response regulator transcription factor: MSQPAQVLVVDDEQNIRLTLSALLSRAGYVVTAAATGEEAVALFDRQRFDLMLVDLQMPGINGIQVVEALRQRNLDTVVIVLTGHGSLETAIEGMHQGIFDYMLKTSDPEQILDRVAAGLAERAKRQRQSALISAISAAAQALTSGDPAPEALNQLISGVQPAAPPAPVPAATASAPSSERQLTIGQLQLDTWHQTATLGGRSLNLTPTEFRLLLCLAEHAGQMLSYTQLVRCAQGYEASDMEAGELIKPHIHHLRQKIEPDPSTPRYLLNVRGKGYILQID; the protein is encoded by the coding sequence ATGAGCCAGCCTGCCCAGGTCCTCGTCGTAGATGACGAACAGAATATCCGCCTCACCTTGAGCGCCCTGTTGAGTCGCGCGGGCTACGTAGTGACCGCGGCGGCCACCGGCGAAGAGGCCGTGGCGCTGTTTGACCGCCAGCGCTTTGATCTCATGCTGGTTGACTTGCAGATGCCCGGAATTAATGGCATCCAGGTGGTCGAGGCCCTCCGCCAGCGCAACCTCGATACGGTGGTGATTGTGCTGACCGGCCACGGCTCGCTCGAAACAGCCATTGAAGGGATGCACCAGGGCATCTTCGACTACATGTTAAAGACGAGCGATCCAGAGCAGATCCTCGATCGGGTCGCAGCCGGTCTGGCAGAGCGGGCGAAGCGCCAGCGGCAGTCGGCGCTCATCTCAGCGATCAGCGCCGCGGCCCAGGCCCTCACCAGCGGCGACCCGGCTCCCGAGGCGCTCAATCAACTGATCAGCGGCGTCCAACCCGCAGCCCCGCCGGCGCCCGTCCCGGCCGCCACTGCCAGCGCCCCCAGCAGCGAGCGCCAGTTGACCATCGGCCAGTTGCAACTCGACACCTGGCACCAGACGGCCACCCTCGGCGGACGTTCGCTCAACCTGACGCCGACAGAGTTTCGCCTGCTCCTGTGTCTGGCCGAGCACGCCGGGCAGATGCTCTCCTATACCCAGCTGGTGCGCTGCGCCCAGGGCTATGAGGCCAGCGATATGGAAGCCGGCGAGTTGATCAAGCCCCATATCCACCACCTGCGCCAGAAGATCGAGCCCGACCCGAGCACGCCCCGCTATCTGCTCAACGTCCGCGGCAAAGGGTACATTCTGCAGATCGACTAA
- a CDS encoding ATP-binding protein, translating to MGELETLRARVAQLEAQLREAESRAEQLACEADLQHNRAVHLQARLSAILSITAALLLSRDVEAIVNLVVNEAVNLFPGTSVAHLYLVDGETERLTLRAGEGAQACGHVIGLAGLATLSPRAMLLVGPELELALDQLSDADREALRALLPQWPPSSALLTPLRLENQRLGALVLYGGVSAHLYHPRDLPFVQALGDLTAIAIDEVTQRARAAALQRDLAITQSLHAEAQARLNTAQAQLLQSAKLAAVGELSASVAHEINNPLYAARNSLYLIEQDLPPDAPQRGYLSIAQQELGRIARIITRMRDFYRPSRSELASTNINSILRETLELVQTHLRHGRITATTNFDPDLPLTVAHADQLRQVFLNIILNACDAMPRGGELRVTTQLIKARQEAPATIGVIISDTGVGIAPEHRPHLFEPFYTTKPQGTGLGLAISAHIVTQHGGRITVDSEVGKGSTFTIFLPVNSESQDPASA from the coding sequence ATGGGTGAGTTGGAGACCCTGCGGGCCCGTGTGGCGCAGTTGGAGGCGCAGTTGCGGGAAGCCGAGTCCCGCGCCGAGCAACTGGCCTGCGAGGCCGATCTGCAGCACAATCGGGCCGTTCACCTGCAGGCGCGCTTGAGCGCCATCCTCTCGATCACCGCGGCGCTGCTGCTGAGCCGCGACGTTGAGGCGATTGTGAACCTGGTGGTTAACGAGGCGGTCAACCTGTTTCCGGGCACCAGCGTCGCCCATCTGTACCTGGTGGATGGCGAGACTGAGCGCCTGACGCTTCGCGCGGGCGAAGGCGCGCAAGCCTGCGGCCATGTAATAGGACTGGCCGGTCTGGCCACCCTTTCGCCGCGGGCGATGTTACTGGTGGGACCAGAGCTGGAGTTGGCCCTTGATCAGTTGAGCGACGCCGACCGTGAGGCGTTGCGGGCCTTGCTGCCGCAGTGGCCGCCCTCAAGCGCCCTGCTCACCCCGCTGCGGCTGGAAAACCAGCGTCTGGGGGCTCTGGTGCTCTACGGCGGGGTGAGCGCACACCTGTACCATCCGCGCGACCTGCCCTTCGTGCAGGCCCTCGGCGACCTGACCGCCATTGCCATTGATGAAGTGACCCAGCGGGCGCGGGCCGCGGCGCTCCAACGCGACCTGGCCATCACCCAGTCGCTGCACGCTGAGGCCCAGGCGCGCCTCAACACCGCTCAGGCCCAGTTGCTCCAGAGCGCCAAGCTTGCCGCCGTCGGCGAACTCTCCGCCTCGGTCGCCCACGAGATCAACAACCCGCTGTACGCCGCCCGTAACAGCCTCTACCTGATCGAACAGGATCTGCCGCCGGACGCGCCGCAGCGCGGCTACCTTTCGATTGCCCAGCAAGAACTGGGGCGCATCGCCCGCATTATCACCCGCATGCGCGATTTCTACCGCCCTTCGCGCTCCGAGCTTGCCAGCACCAACATCAACAGCATCCTCCGCGAGACGCTGGAACTGGTGCAGACGCACCTGCGCCACGGCCGCATCACCGCCACCACTAACTTCGACCCCGATCTGCCCCTGACCGTGGCCCACGCCGATCAGTTGCGGCAGGTCTTCCTCAATATCATCCTCAACGCCTGTGACGCCATGCCCCGCGGCGGCGAGTTGCGGGTGACCACCCAGTTGATCAAGGCGCGCCAGGAAGCGCCTGCTACCATCGGGGTGATCATCAGCGACACCGGCGTCGGGATTGCCCCCGAGCATCGCCCGCACCTCTTCGAGCCGTTCTATACCACCAAGCCCCAGGGCACTGGTCTGGGGCTGGCCATCAGCGCCCACATCGTCACCCAGCACGGCGGGCGGATCACCGTTGATAGCGAGGTGGGCAAAGGCAGCACCTTCACCATCTTTCTTCCCGTCAACAGCGAGTCCCAGGACCCGGCATCAGCCTGA
- a CDS encoding response regulator, producing the protein MPPRQIAIYIVDNDPTAALITQRGLQTLLGEQFTITVAPSPNAAWLACADGRVDLLIVDPSPHTSGVISLVRAVRTFRPSIPVLVLTAYDTPGLRAKMRDLGVDKYVAKPVDLHDLLPVVTSALASLPPRIAPGPSLATISAGLVHGK; encoded by the coding sequence ATGCCACCGAGGCAGATCGCTATTTATATTGTTGATAATGATCCCACCGCCGCACTGATCACGCAGCGCGGGCTGCAAACGTTGCTGGGCGAGCAATTTACCATTACAGTTGCCCCGTCCCCAAATGCGGCCTGGCTGGCCTGCGCCGATGGTCGGGTGGATTTGTTGATTGTCGACCCCAGCCCGCATACGAGCGGAGTCATCTCGCTGGTACGGGCGGTGCGCACCTTTCGGCCATCCATCCCCGTGCTGGTGCTGACCGCCTATGATACGCCCGGGTTACGCGCCAAAATGCGTGACCTCGGTGTGGATAAGTATGTCGCCAAACCGGTTGACCTGCATGACCTCCTGCCGGTGGTGACCAGCGCTCTGGCATCGCTCCCGCCACGCATCGCTCCAGGTCCCTCCCTCGCTACCATCAGCGCCGGTCTCGTCCACGGTAAATAG
- a CDS encoding dynamin family protein, producing MPFMEGLLQRRRLTTARQDELLAELRGLLESLDAAFDRFGADVDPADRRALRETIDHLEELFLIVIAGEFNSGKSSFLNALLGEQILPEGVTPTTDTITLLQYGDEISSELRSGGLRVTTYPAEVLRQLSIVDTPGTNAVIRRHEQLTRQFIPRADLVLFTTSADRPFTESERGFLELIKEWGKKIIIVLNKIDILSAEELEQVVGFINTNSRTLLGLTPEIFPVSARQAMRARQQEGEERERLWAASRFGEVENYIISTLDEETRVRLKLLSPLGVAQKLTGAYLGLTENRLATLREDLATLDNVEQQLGLFKDDLRHDLKYYLGEIDQILDDLVQRGEAFFDEHIRLSQVPTLMNGERLRAMFEQEVLGDLDQQIDQKVNAIVDWMIEKNLRLQQSVDEYIKRRAGQHSEKLIGSVGGSFEYNRRALLDTVGRAATEVVASYDKQAASAELADEVRSSIAATAITEVGAVGLGAIVVALAHAVWLDFTGILAATALALGGFAFLPAKKRQAKKALRERVETMRSQLRASVERQFEREVDRSVGQIRERNAPFTRFVRAQQGQLSELQQTFAEIDTGLGRLRKEIEG from the coding sequence ATGCCCTTCATGGAAGGCCTGCTCCAGCGCAGGCGGTTGACCACCGCGCGCCAGGATGAACTGCTGGCTGAACTGCGCGGCCTGCTCGAGAGCCTTGACGCAGCCTTCGACCGCTTCGGCGCCGATGTTGACCCCGCCGACCGGCGGGCCCTGCGCGAGACTATTGATCACCTGGAAGAACTTTTTCTGATTGTCATTGCCGGTGAGTTCAACTCTGGCAAGTCGAGTTTTCTTAATGCTCTCCTTGGCGAGCAGATCCTCCCCGAAGGGGTGACGCCAACCACCGATACGATCACCCTCCTCCAGTACGGTGACGAGATAAGCAGCGAGCTTCGATCAGGCGGCCTGCGCGTCACCACCTACCCCGCCGAGGTGCTGCGCCAGCTCAGCATCGTGGATACGCCGGGCACCAATGCGGTCATCCGCCGCCACGAACAGTTGACCCGCCAGTTCATTCCACGCGCCGATCTGGTGCTGTTTACCACCTCGGCCGACCGCCCCTTCACTGAGAGCGAGCGCGGCTTTCTGGAGTTGATCAAGGAGTGGGGCAAGAAGATTATCATCGTGCTCAACAAGATTGACATCCTCAGCGCCGAGGAACTCGAGCAGGTGGTTGGCTTTATCAATACCAACAGCCGTACCCTCCTTGGTCTGACGCCGGAGATCTTTCCCGTTTCGGCGCGCCAGGCCATGCGTGCGCGCCAGCAGGAGGGCGAGGAACGCGAGCGCCTGTGGGCCGCCAGCCGCTTCGGCGAGGTTGAGAACTACATTATCAGTACCCTGGATGAAGAGACGCGCGTCCGGCTCAAACTGCTCTCACCCCTCGGCGTGGCCCAGAAGTTGACCGGCGCCTACCTGGGCCTCACCGAAAACCGCCTGGCTACGCTCCGCGAGGACCTGGCCACCCTCGATAACGTGGAACAGCAACTCGGCCTGTTTAAGGACGATCTCCGCCACGATTTGAAATACTACCTCGGCGAGATTGACCAGATCCTCGATGATCTGGTGCAACGCGGCGAAGCCTTCTTCGACGAGCATATCCGTCTGAGCCAGGTGCCCACCCTGATGAATGGCGAACGTTTGCGGGCTATGTTCGAGCAAGAAGTCCTCGGCGATCTCGATCAACAGATTGACCAGAAGGTCAATGCGATTGTAGATTGGATGATCGAGAAGAACCTGCGGTTGCAACAGAGCGTGGACGAATACATCAAGCGCCGGGCCGGGCAGCATAGCGAGAAGTTGATCGGCAGCGTGGGCGGGAGCTTCGAGTATAACCGGCGCGCGTTGCTGGATACGGTGGGCCGGGCGGCCACCGAAGTGGTCGCGAGCTACGATAAGCAGGCCGCTTCGGCTGAACTGGCCGACGAGGTGCGCTCCTCGATTGCCGCGACGGCGATCACCGAGGTGGGCGCCGTGGGTCTGGGGGCAATTGTGGTGGCCCTGGCCCACGCCGTCTGGCTCGATTTCACCGGGATCCTGGCCGCGACAGCGCTGGCCCTGGGCGGCTTTGCCTTTTTACCGGCCAAAAAGCGGCAGGCCAAAAAGGCCCTGCGCGAGCGGGTCGAAACGATGCGCAGCCAGTTGCGTGCCAGCGTCGAGCGGCAGTTCGAGCGCGAGGTGGATCGCTCCGTCGGCCAGATCCGCGAGCGCAACGCCCCGTTCACGCGGTTCGTGCGCGCCCAGCAGGGCCAGTTGAGCGAATTGCAACAGACGTTCGCCGAGATTGACACCGGTCTGGGCCGGCTGCGCAAGGAGATTGAAGGGTAG